The genomic DNA CTACAGGATTGCCACccaatatatctatatatatatatatatatatattttttatattatatatatatatatatgaaattcATATATATGAAATTGTGGTTTGATGCGGTTTGAACCGcaatattaaaatatcaaaccgCTATTTGTCAAAAACTCAAATAGCAACCGCATTATAGAAGAATAAAAACCATATTTTATGATGCAATATGCGACGATGAGAATAATTTTTGCGATTCATGTGGTTTGATAATCACCCGTAATTGCAACAATGGGCTATTCGATATTTTGATTgcatcatttataaataattaatgtTAGAGACACAAAAAAAGTTACAAAAAATTGTCACAAAATGACAtggcatggcatgggtgatgtgaCACAATAAAAAAATTCAATTGGTCATATTAATATACTACAGGAGTCATTTATATTTAGCCTCTGACATGTGGCATTTGTAACTATTTTAGTAACTCATTTTGTACCTCCGGCATTTTCTTTGCATTTTCTTTTATGAATATATAAAACAATCTTCCTCCCCTCTCTCCCGATCTCTCTCTCTCGTTCGTTCCCGCCCAAAATCTGTTACAAACAAACCCCTTTCTTCTTCAATCTCCAATCAGCTCCATCCATCATTTACATACAAATACATATAACTTGTTGAAAAAAGCAGAAAATcaagaagaagaaagatggcTAGAAACTTTCTCCATCTTCTTAATTACAACACACACACATTCTTCAACCTCTTCACTTTCTCCTTCCCAATTCTCCTCATCTCCATCTTCCTCACTTGGGCTGCTTCTTCTTCATCCCTTCCCTCATCTTCTTCCTCCTCCGCTGCCGCCGCATCCAACTTCCTCTCTCCTCGAGGCTACTCTCTCTTTGCTTCAACTCTCCTCTCCCCTTCTTTCAACGCCACCGGCACTGTTTTCGCTCCACCTGACTTCGCTATACTCCTCGCCTCCAAAACTTACCTTTACGCGCCTCCACGCGCCTCCCTGACACTCCTACTCTACCACACTCTCAACGTGCGGCTTTCGTTTCAACAGCTCTCGTCGATTGCGGATAACTCCGAGATCCGTACTCTCTCCGGGGATAACTGCTTGTTTCTTTACAAGCAAAGAAACGGAGATGTAACGATTTCCGTTAACAGGAAACGGAGCCTTTCTGTGAAGATCCGACAACCGGATCTCTACGTGGATGATCATCTCACCGTCCACGGGATCGACGGTGTTCTCGATCCTAACTCTGCTTCTACCTGTTCTGTAATCAATCATCCGACGGTCAAGGTTAAATCACCGGTGGATCGGATCTTTCTTGATCATTCAATTAGAGCTTTGAAACGAAGAGGCTTCACTGTTGTAGGTACAGCCATGGCGATTAAACGGCGTCGATTGATGGAGTTTAACGGCGTTACGGTTTTTGCCGTTTCGGATGCGAGTTTGTTTTCTGTTAGTGACGGATTCCGTTACGATTTTAGTCATCATGTGATTAAGAAGCGGATGAGATTAACGGAGATTTCTAGGGTTCCGTCTGGAACTGTAATGGAGACGATGAGTCCCAATAAGACGATTGTGTTCGAAGAAAATGAAGGTCGTGTAACAGCTAATGGAGTCCAGATCAATGTTACGGAGGTTTATCATAATCGCTGGATTGTTGTCATCGCTGTTTTGCGAAGCTTAGACGACGTCGTACAATCTCCTGTGTTTGGTCCATCTCCGTCTGAATCTACTGGAGTGCCGTCGAGTTTTCCGGCGATTGAGCCGGATTCTGCTCCTTCACCGACGCCGATCTATTATCCTGAAAATGAAAATGTGGCCGCGAATTTGTCTCCTGTTGAAGATTTAGCTCAATCACCGATTGTAAGTGATGACGTAAAGGCCGTCATAGATTCAGCTCCGGCGACATCAGAGCCGTTTTCATCGACTGATGGACCTGCTTTAGCTCCGGGGGTTTCTGTACCGGCTTCTTCCCCTGATGAATTTACTGCACGGTGCTTGTCGGAAGTTGCCGACGGCGGTGATTCAGCCGTCTTTCTCGCTGTTGAAGGAGAAGATCTCGTCTGTCCGGTCAGTGTACGGAGAAAGCTGGATGAAAGTAATTCTGCTGACGTGGCATCTTCTCCGCCGTCTGATTTGGAGATGAGTCTCCCACAGAGTCAATCTGAGCCTTTGATCAAATTGGAGATACTTTCAGAATCCAAGAGGGAAGATCAGTTCATGGCTGATGATCTCTTCTTTTACACCTGATCTAAATGTACTGACACGTGGCTTCAATTTGTATAGATATAGTACAAATTCATTTCAGTTTTTAGGAGAAGATTATTGTTCCTGAATCCTGGTTGTATCAATTTGAAGTTGTAAATGAAATTGTAAGCAATGTTATTGGATATATGTTCCCCCCCTCTtttattgttttatttatttataccaatgtttaaaaaataaaaattcgAATAAAGAGCAACATGGTGAGAATCATTTCAGATAAGTGTTGATCATTACAATCAACATAAGTTGCGACCTggcaaagaaaaaaaaatgaagtttgcgaagaactcaaaaataaaacaaagCTACTTTAGTTTGAAATTTTGAATGTCCCTGAATAGCAGGAGTTGATAACAGTTACTCTACTGAGCTTATGGCTCAATTAGATCAATATGTGGTTTCCTCTCCTTGTTCTCGGGCAATAGAAGCCGAGAGGATGCTAAGATCGCGATTTAAGTATGTCAAGGCAGCTTCGCACTCTGAGATAATCCTTGTAACAGATGTCGGCTCTCCAGCAACTGTCTCAGATGCTCCGACTGCTACGGCTGAATGAGAGTCTCGGAGGTTCCTCAAGTTACCTAGGAACTGCCAGATGCAAATAACGACAAACAGGATGGAAGTTTAGAAATGGGACAATGCAACCTATTTCTATATAATCATAGTATTGATgataaatatatacatatttatgAACTCAATCAGAATCATATTATTTGTTCTAATCTGACGGGATTTTTATTTGAGGGCCATTTAAAAAAATTGTAACCGACGAGGTGTAGAAAGATTTATTAATTACAATATGAGTGTGCAAAAACTTAAACACAAAGTTGCAGGTATATACTAGGGATGCCCTGGACCTAAAATGTGTTGCGCACTGTCAAAAGTTAATGTTGGAGGCCGAGCCGCACAGAAGGAAAAATAACCAATGATGTTCAAAATTTATGTACAGAACCTTTCCAGACTCGTTGGTAGTATTAATTAACAGGAGAAAAACATAAGAGAACTAGGTTGGGACTACATATAGTGTGTTTATTAGATATTAGCACAACATAACAGTATTATGCTTTACCATATAGTTATACTGAGAAAATAATTATACATGTAATATGCAACATGAATGAATCTGAAAAGTAGAATCATACAGTAGAGACTCGACTCCACAATGTCTTTAGTTCTGTGAAAAAGACCAGATATGTTGGTGGAAGTATTAGTTACGAGGGAAGGGTCATGCAACCTAATCCGAGTATAAAGCTTTGAATTTGTGCCCTAGAAATCTCTACAAAAATGATAAAGTAAGAGTATATGATGACAGGTTAAATATGATATAATAGTCGCATCTGGTCAAGTAACCAAATCCGAGTATGAAGTTTTGAATTTGTGCCCTAGAAATCTCTACAAAAATGACAAAATTAAAGTATATGATGATAAATTAAATATGACATTTAAGTTGCATCTGATCTCCTCTTTATGTTTGCAATTCAAGATCGAAAAACATTGTAAACTACTCTCTGTATCTAGCTAGTCATGCAAGAAAGCATATATCAACAAGGTTATATTTATACCTTCAGAAGCATCTTGTATGCCTCCAAGAGTCGATTGGCAGCTGGTCCAAAGCCATGCAGTTGTGGAACCTCCATCATGTGTGTCCACGGACGAATTTCCTATAAATAACACACATCTAAACTCATTACAGACCATAGAGCATACACTACAAAGTAATACACGTGTTAAAATGATTTAGGCTCTAGCAGAAGGTGATTACATCAAGCTATAACCAACATGCTAACACAAGCTTCACCTTTTCAAGTAATATATGAAATCACATCTAGGATATATCAATTAATTACATGATAAAGTTGAGCAAGGAAAACAATAGTACCTTGGTGTAAATGACGTTGAAGGATTTTGCAGTTTCTAGAAAAGATTCCAAGTGCTTCCGCAATTTCAATTCCACCTCAACATAATCCTCGTCAGGGTTATATTCGTGCTAGATGCAAAATACAAAAGCagaaatatattttcaaatatcaACTTTAACAAAAGAATTAATTTAACACAAGTCGATGCCAAAGGGTAACTTCAGTAAGCAGATCTACCTTTGATGCCAAGTCATCAACCATCTCTTGAAGGCTTGACAGTCTATTTGATTGATCTGATAGTTGTTTCTCCAAATCAGATATATCTGGCCTGCAAATAAACTTCGGTAAAGGAAAGAAAGTTACTGTATCCGGTACAAAGATATAGCAATCTTTTCGCAAGTCGTGAAAATATACAAGAGTGTAGTTTCAAAATATGGACCAGTCACTCAACTACTACTGGAGAAGAATTGGAAAAGTAATACTACAGAAAAACAATTAATTTGTAGAACTTAAGTTCCAACCATGTGCAGATAGAAAGTGTGGGCAATTCTTTATCTAAATACATATGCTAGAACTTCCATATGACGTTGACGAGGTGAAAGATGATTTTTCTTACAATTCTGAAGATATATACTATTTTACTAGATCATTAAATGTAGATACAACCTTTGCTGTCATCGACCACCTATTGATGAACAAGATAGAAGATCAAGTCTGAACCCTTATATCCTTGAGGAACACAACTGACATATATGCACATGTATTATATCGATATATACCATCGCATGAATAGATAGCAATCCAACTAGAGTTCTTACAATGGATATATTGACTGGATTTGCACATCTGCAGGAAACAACTTGCACTCTTCCGAGAAAATTTGAGCTTGTTTTTCAGCAATAGAATCTATTAAATGTATGTCCTTCGCTACCTGTTCATCAACACTACAGAAATAAAAGGTGATAAGATGTAAATAGCTTTATATTTTAGAAATCTAAGAAACTATTAAACCTAACAGTGCAAACTCATTGAACATATAACATTATATCAACCTCCAGTCAGGATTATCAGCATATATGCTTGCCTCCACAAGATCCACTATTAGCCGAAGCATTTCTGTACGATCTTCGTAGCTCCCTCGCCCCTGTGAAATAAGTTTCAAATAGAAGTTATTCTCAGTTACTTATAGTCATCATGATAAACATTAAATTTTCTATTTTACGTCCAtcaagaaaaagaaattatattatGTACAATGACTACGATTAGCTCCACACTCAGTGTCTAAGTTATTAATAACAATGTTTAAAGCACTATAAACAATATCTATGATATCTGTAACAATCAACAAACTTATGGGTACTAATGTGACATCATTCTTATAATGGCTACAGTAACTTCAAGTTGCAGCTTCCACAAATATAGCCATTGGGCACCAAGTGTCACCTAGACAGAACTGCATCCATACTGTGTTAAGGCACTCACAATATACCATTACTCATTTACTGTAAGAACAAAGAGGCTTCCCAATACTTTTGCTTCTATAGAACATTTATGACCTCTTATGCTCTTAGCACGGGGATTCTTACAGATTTGCGAAATACACCGAGAAAATTTTTTTAATATCAGAACAACAAGAATGGAACGATATAAGACAATATAAGACACTGTTTGAATAAGTTAATTCACATACG from Apium graveolens cultivar Ventura chromosome 5, ASM990537v1, whole genome shotgun sequence includes the following:
- the LOC141724274 gene encoding AUGMIN subunit 7 is translated as MAAKQMEEIQKKLGTKLNYPRANAPAQSLLFAGMERYALLEWLFFKLLGDKSPFSQQNLLGDGMDRDEETSRIQYLAEIAKFLGITSTVDTEAIQGRGSYEDRTEMLRLIVDLVEASIYADNPDWSVDEQVAKDIHLIDSIAEKQAQIFSEECKLFPADVQIQSIYPLPDISDLEKQLSDQSNRLSSLQEMVDDLASKHEYNPDEDYVEVELKLRKHLESFLETAKSFNVIYTKEIRPWTHMMEVPQLHGFGPAANRLLEAYKMLLKFLGNLRNLRDSHSAVAVGASETVAGEPTSVTRIISECEAALTYLNRDLSILSASIAREQGEETTY